In the Vitis vinifera cultivar Pinot Noir 40024 chromosome 2, ASM3070453v1 genome, one interval contains:
- the VVYS1 gene encoding YS1-like protein-like (The RefSeq protein has 3 substitutions compared to this genomic sequence), whose protein sequence is METELKEIEKEDKEVQSEKAEETKRLPPWTKQITVRGVIASIVIGSMYSVIAMKLNLTVGLTPNLNISAALLAFVFIRTWTKLLHKTGFVTTPFTRQENTMIQTCSVACYSIAVGGGFGSYLVGLNRKTYELAGINTEGNSPTSIKEPGLGWMIGFLFLVCFVGLFVLIPLRKVMIIDYRLTYPSGTATAVLINGFHSQGDKLAKKQVRGFMKFFSMSFLWGFFQWFYTGKEECGFAQFPTFGLQAWKQTFYFQFSMTYVGTGMICSHLVNLSLLLGAVLSWGLMWPLIGSLKGEWFPRNLPDSSMKSLNGYKVFISVSLILGDGLYNFVKVLYFSITSIYGRLKRQRQNLKIDGDEQTKTLDDLKQDEVFIRESIPLWMAVTGYITFAVLSIIVIPLMFPQIKWYFVLVAYVIAPSLAFCNAYGAGLTDINMAYNYGKVALFMLAALSGKENGVVAALAGCGIIKSVVSVACILMQDFKTSYFTMASPRAMFLSQAIGTAIGCITAPLSFFLFYRAFDVGNPNGEYKVPYALIYRNMAIPGVEGVAALPQHCLQLCYGFFAFAVVVNMAKDLCPPKIGKWMPLPMCMAVPFLVGAYFAIDMCLGTLIVFLWHKLDTKKAELMVPAVASGLICGEGMWTLPASVLALAKISPPICMKFLAS, encoded by the exons ATGGAAACTGAACTGAAAGAGATAGAGAAGGAGGACAAGGAGGTACAGTCGGAAAAAGCTGAGGAGACGAAGAGGTTACCTCCATGGACAAAGCAGATAACTGTAAGGGGAGTCATTGCCAGCATTGTGATAGGGAGCATGTACAGTGTGATAGCCATGAAGCTGAACCTCACAGTTGGGCTTACTCCTAATCTCAACATCTCTGCCGCCCTTCTCGCCTTTGTGTTCATCCGGACATGGACAAAGCTGCTCCACAAGACCGGTTTCGTGACAACCCCATTCACCCGCCAGGAGAATACCATGATCCAGACATGTTCAGTTGCATGCTATAGCATTGCTGTTGGAG GTGGTTTTGGGTCTTATCTTGTGGGGTTGAATAGGAAGACGTATGAGCTGGCGGGGATCAACACAGAAGGAAACTCTCCAACTAGTATCAAGGAGCCGGGGCTTGGCTGGATGATTGGCTTCCTCTTTCTAGTTTGTTTTGTTGGCCTTTTTGTCCTGATTCCTCTCAGAAAG GTCATGATAATCGACTACAGATTAACATATCCAAGTGGGACAGCAACTGCAGTTCTCATCAATGGTTTCCATAGCCAGGGCGATAAGTTGGCGAA GAAGCAGGTTCGTGGGTTTATGAAGTTCTTCTCAATGAgttttctttgggggttttTCCAATGGTTTTACACAGGGAAAGAGGAATGTGGATTTGCTCAGTTCCCTACTTTCGGATTGCAAGCTTGGAAGCAAAC GTTCTACTTCAATTTCAGCATGACTTATGTGGGAACTGGGATGATCTGTTCCCACCTTGTGAACTTGTCTTTGCTTCTTGGAGCTGTGCTCTCTTGGGGGCTAATGTGGCCACTCATCGGTAGTCTCAAGGGCGAGTGGTTTCCAAGGAATTTGCCAGACAGCAGTATGAAGAGTCTAAATGGTTATAAG GTTTTTATCTCGGTTTCTCTCATCCTAGGTGATGGACTCTACAATTTCGTCAAAGTACTGTATTTTTCGATCACAAGTATCTACGGTAGACTGAAGCGCCAGCGCCAGAACCTCAAAATAG ATGGAGATGAGCAGACTAAGACACTGGATGATCTAAAACAAGACGAAGTTTTCATTAGAGAATCCATTCCCCTGTGGATGGCAGTCACTGGATACATTATCTTCGCCGTTCTTTCAATAATTGTGATTCCACTCATGTTCCCTCAGATCAAATGGTACTTTGTTCTCGTAGCCTACGTCATTGCTCCATCTCTAGCCTTCTGCAACGCTTATGGAGCTGGTCTAACTGACATCAACATGGCATATAATTACGGGAAGGTGGCGCTGTTTATGCTGGCTGCATTGTCTGGGAAAGAGAATGGAGTGGTAGCGGCGTTGGCAGGGTGCGGTATCATCAAATCTGTTGTTTCTGTTGCTTGCATCCTGATGCAAGATTTCAAAACAAGCTATTTCACCATGGCATCTCCACGAGCAATGTTCTTGAGCCAGGCCATTGGCACAGCGATAGGCTGCATCACGGCTCCTCTGAGTTTCTTCCTGTTCTATAGGGCGTTTGATGTGGGAAACCCGAACGGAGAATACAAGGTTCCTTATGCTCTAATCTATAGAAACATGGCGATCCTGGGGGTTGAAGGGGTGGCTGCTTTGCCACAGCATTGCTTGCAGCTCTGCTATGGCTTCTTCGCCTTTGCAGTAGTAGTTAACATGGCTAAAGATCTTTGCCCGCCTAAGATCGGGAAATGGATGCCACTTCCGATGTGCATGGCTGTGCCGTTTCTAGTTGGGGCATACTTTGCGATTGATATGTGTTTAGGGACTTTGATTGTGTTTCTGTGGCACAAGCTTGACACCAAGAAGGCTGAGTTGATGGTCCCGGCGGTCGCTTCTGGTTTGATTTGTGGAGAAGGGATGTGGACTCTTCCGGCATCAGTGCTGGCTCTGGCCAAGATCAGCCCTCCAATCTGCATGAAGTTCTTGGCTTCATAG
- the LOC100259860 gene encoding LOW QUALITY PROTEIN: metal-nicotianamine transporter YSL1 (The sequence of the model RefSeq protein was modified relative to this genomic sequence to represent the inferred CDS: inserted 1 base in 1 codon), which translates to METEQKEIEKEGMEKQWEKAEEVKRLPPWTKQITVRGVIASIVIGSMYSVIATKLNLTAGLTPHLNISAALLGFVFIRTWTKLLQRTGFSTTPFTCQENTMIQTCSVACYSIAVGGGFGSYLLGLNRKTYEQAGIDTEGNSPTSIKDPGFGWMTGFLFLVCFVGLFVLIPLRKVMIIDYRLTYPSGTATAVLINGLHSQDDKLAKKQVRGFMKYFSMSLFWGFFQWFYSGKDECGFSQFPSFGLQAWKQTFYFNFSMTYVGAGMICSHLVNLSLLLGAVLSWGLMWPLIGNLKGEWFPKNLPDSSMKSLNGYKVFISVSLILGDGLYNFVKVVFFSITSIYGRLKHQHQRQRQNLKIDVDGQSKVIDDLKQDEVFIRENIPLWIGVTGYIVFAIVSVTVLPIMFPQLKWYFVLVAYIMAPSLAFCNAYGTGLTDINMAYNYGKVALFMLAALSGKENGVVAALAGCGIIKSVASVSCNLMQDFKTSYFTMASPRAMFLSQAIGTAIGCITAPLSFFLFYRAFDVGNPKGEYKAPYALIYRNMAILGVEGVAALPQHCLQLCYSFFAFAVVVNMVKDLCPPKIGRWMPLPMCMAVPFLVGAYFAIDMCLGTLVVFLWHKLDTNKAESMVPAVASGLICGEGLWXPASILALAKISPPICMKFLAS; encoded by the exons ATGGAAACTGAACAGAAAGAGATAGAGAAGGAGGGCATGGAGAAACAGTGGGAAAAGGCCGAGGAGGTGAAGAGGTTACCTCCATGGACAAAGCAGATAACAGTAAGGGGAGTCATTGCCAGCATTGTGATAGGGAGCATGTACAGTGTGATAGCTACGAAGCTGAACCTCACCGCTGGGCTCACTCCTCATCTCAACATCTCCGCTGCCCTTCTCGGCTTTGTGTTCATCCGGACATGGACAAAGCTACTCCAGAGGACTGGTTTCTCGACAACTCCGTTCACCTGCCAAGAGAACACTATGATCCAGACATGTTCAGTCGCATGTTATAGCATTGCTGTTGGAG GGGGGTTCGGGTCTTATCTTCTGGGGTTGAACAGGAAGACGTATGAGCAGGCGGGGATCGACACAGAAGGGAACTCACCAACTAGTATCAAGGATCCTGGGTTTGGCTGGATGACTGGCTTCCTTTTTCTAGTTTGTTTTGTTGGCCTTTTTGTCTTAATTCCTCTCAGAAAG GTCATGATAATTGACTACAGATTGACGTATCCAAGTGGTACAGCAACTGCAGTTCTCATCAATGGTTTGCATAGCCAAGATGATAAGCTGGCAAA GAAGCAGGTTCGGGGGTTCATGAAGTACTTCTCCATGAGTTTATTTTGGGGGTTTTTCCAGTGGTTTTACTCAGGGAAAGATGAATGTGGATTTTCGCAGTTCCCTAGTTTTGGATTGCAAGCTTGGAAGCAAAC GTTCTACTTCAATTTCAGCATGACTTATGTGGGAGCAGGGATGATCTGTTCCCACCTTGTGAACTTGTCTTTGCTTCTTGGTGCTGTGCTGTCTTGGGGGCTAATGTGGCCTCTCATCGGTAATCTTAAAGGCGAGTGGTTCCCCAAGAATTTGCCAGACAGCAGTATGAAGAGTCTAAATGGTTATAAG GTTTTTATCTCAGTTTCTCTCATCTTAGGTGATGGACTCTACAATTTCGTCAAGGTTGTGTTTTTTTCGATCACAAGTATCTACGGTAGACTGAAGCACCAACACCAACGCCAGCGCCAGAACCTCAAAATAG ATGTAGATGGGCAGAGCAAGGTAATTGATGATCTAAAACAAGATGAAGTTTTCATCAGAGAAAACATTCCCCTCTGGATAGGGGTCACTGGATACATCGTCTTTGCCATTGTTTCTGTAACCGTGCTTCCAATCATGTTTCCGCAGCTAAAATGGTACTTTGTTCTTGTAGCCTACATCATGGCTCCATCTCTAGCATTCTGTAACGCGTATGGAACAGGTCTAACAGACATCAACATGGCATATAATTACGGGAAGGTGGCACTGTTTATGCTGGCTGCATTGTCCGGCAAAGAGAATGGAGTGGTGGCAGCGCTGGCAGGGTGTGGTATCATCAAATCCGTCGCTTCAGTTTCTTGCAATCTGATGCAAGATTTCAAAACGAGCTATTTCACTATGGCATCTCCTCGTGCAATGTTCTTGAGCCAGGCCATCGGCACAGCGATAGGCTGCATCACGGCTCCTCTCAGTTTCTTCCTGTTCTACAGGGCGTTTGATGTGGGAAACCCAAAAGGAGAATACAAAGCTCCTTATGCGCTAATATATAGAAACATGGCGATCCTAGGGGTTGAGGGTGTGGCAGCTTTGCCACAGCATTGCTTGCAGCTCTGCTACAGCTTCTTTGCCTTTGCGGTAGTAGTTAATATGGTTAAAGATCTTTGCCCGCCTAAGATCGGGAGATGGATGCCCCTTCCGATGTGCATGGCAGTGCCATTTCTAGTCGGGGCATACTTCGCTATAGACATGTGCTTAGGGACTTTGGTTGTGTTTCTGTGGCACAAGCTCGACACCAATAAGGCTGAGTCAATGGTTCCCGCCGTGGCTTCTGGTTTGATTTGTGGAGAAGGGCTGT ATCCGGCATCAATACTTGCTTTAGCCAAAATCAGTCCTCCAATCTGCATGAAGTTCTTGGCTTCATAG
- the VVYS1 gene encoding YS1-like protein-like isoform X1 — protein METELKEIEKEDKEVQSEKAEETKRLPPWTKQITVRGVIASIVIGSMYSVIAMKLNLTVGLTPNLNISAALLAFVFIRTWTKLLHKTGFVTTPFTRQENTMIQTCSVACYSIAVGGGFGSYLVGLNRKTYELAGINTEGNSPTSIKEPGLGWMIGFLFLVCFVGLFVLIPLRKVMIIDYRLTYPSGTATAVLINGFHSQGDKLAKKQVRGFMKFFSMSFLWGFFQWFYTGKEECGFAQFPTFGLQAWKQTFYFNFSMTYVGTGMICSHLVNLSLLLGAVLSWGLMWPLIGSLKGEWFPRNLPDSSMKSLNGYKVFISVSLILGDGLYNFVKVLYFSITSIYGRLKRQRQNLKIDGDEQTKTLDDLKQDEVFIRESIPLWMAVTGYIIFAVLSIIVIPLMFPQIKWYFVLVAYVIAPSLAFCNAYGAGLTDINMAYNYGKVALFMLAALSGKENGVVAALAGCGIIKSVVSVACILMQDFKTSYFTMASPRAMFLSQAIGTAIGCITAPLSFFLFYRAFDVGNPNGEYKVPYALIYRNMAILGVEGVAALPQHCLQLCYGFFAFAVVVNMAKDLCPPKIGKWMPLPMCMAVPFLVGAYFAIDMCLGTLIVFLWHKLDTKKAELMVPAVASGLICGEGMWTLPASVLALAKISPPICMKFLAS, from the exons ATGGAAACTGAACTGAAAGAGATAGAGAAGGAGGACAAGGAGGTACAGTCGGAAAAAGCTGAGGAGACGAAGAGGTTACCTCCATGGACAAAGCAGATAACTGTAAGGGGAGTCATTGCCAGCATTGTGATAGGGAGCATGTACAGTGTGATAGCCATGAAGCTGAACCTCACAGTTGGGCTTACTCCTAATCTCAACATCTCTGCCGCCCTTCTCGCCTTTGTGTTCATCCGGACATGGACAAAGCTGCTCCACAAGACCGGTTTCGTGACAACCCCATTCACCCGCCAGGAGAATACCATGATCCAGACATGTTCAGTTGCATGCTATAGCATTGCTGTTGGAG GTGGTTTTGGGTCTTATCTTGTGGGGTTGAATAGGAAGACGTATGAGCTGGCGGGGATCAACACAGAAGGAAACTCTCCAACTAGTATCAAGGAGCCGGGGCTTGGCTGGATGATTGGCTTCCTCTTTCTAGTTTGTTTTGTTGGCCTTTTTGTCCTGATTCCTCTCAGAAAG GTCATGATAATCGACTACAGATTAACATATCCAAGTGGGACAGCAACTGCAGTTCTCATCAATGGTTTCCATAGCCAGGGCGATAAGTTGGCGAA GAAGCAGGTTCGTGGGTTTATGAAGTTCTTCTCAATGAgttttctttgggggttttTCCAATGGTTTTACACAGGGAAAGAGGAATGTGGATTTGCTCAGTTCCCTACTTTCGGATTGCAAGCTTGGAAGCAAAC GTTCTACTTCAATTTCAGCATGACTTATGTGGGAACTGGGATGATCTGTTCCCACCTTGTGAACTTGTCTTTGCTTCTTGGAGCTGTGCTCTCTTGGGGGCTAATGTGGCCACTCATCGGTAGTCTCAAGGGCGAGTGGTTTCCAAGGAATTTGCCAGACAGCAGTATGAAGAGTCTAAATGGTTATAAG GTTTTTATCTCGGTTTCTCTCATCCTAGGTGATGGACTCTACAATTTCGTCAAAGTACTGTATTTTTCGATCACAAGTATCTACGGTAGACTGAAGCGCCAGCGCCAGAACCTCAAAATAG ATGGAGATGAGCAGACTAAGACACTGGATGATCTAAAACAAGACGAAGTTTTCATTAGAGAATCCATTCCCCTGTGGATGGCAGTCACTGGATACATTATCTTCGCCGTTCTTTCAATAATTGTGATTCCACTCATGTTCCCTCAGATCAAATGGTACTTTGTTCTCGTAGCCTACGTCATTGCTCCATCTCTAGCCTTCTGCAACGCTTATGGAGCTGGTCTAACTGACATCAACATGGCATATAATTACGGGAAGGTGGCGCTGTTTATGCTGGCTGCATTGTCTGGGAAAGAGAATGGAGTGGTAGCGGCGTTGGCAGGGTGCGGTATCATCAAATCTGTTGTTTCTGTTGCTTGCATCCTGATGCAAGATTTCAAAACAAGCTATTTCACCATGGCATCTCCACGAGCAATGTTCTTGAGCCAGGCCATTGGCACAGCGATAGGCTGCATCACGGCTCCTCTGAGTTTCTTCCTGTTCTATAGGGCGTTTGATGTGGGAAACCCGAACGGAGAATACAAGGTTCCTTATGCTCTAATCTATAGAAACATGGCGATCCTGGGGGTTGAAGGGGTGGCTGCTTTGCCACAGCATTGCTTGCAGCTCTGCTATGGCTTCTTCGCCTTTGCAGTAGTAGTTAACATGGCTAAAGATCTTTGCCCGCCTAAGATCGGGAAATGGATGCCACTTCCGATGTGCATGGCTGTGCCGTTTCTAGTTGGGGCATACTTTGCGATTGATATGTGTTTAGGGACTTTGATTGTGTTTCTGTGGCACAAGCTTGACACCAAGAAGGCTGAGTTGATGGTCCCGGCGGTCGCTTCTGGTTTGATTTGTGGAGAAGGGATGTGGACTCTTCCGGCATCAGTGCTGGCTCTGGCCAAGATCAGCCCTCCAATCTGCATGAAGTTCTTGGCTTCATAG
- the LOC100232876 gene encoding protein HLB1, producing MASPSDESELQNGGGEAAPESVPEPKVGVNTEAEAKVDGDPEQTVIQSNDADNTPSAEQSAKPELQKDEGSQTFTMRELLSELKDGEGNSAAREGETHDASHHYSSESTQQQHHIDHNDPAMDLINSVTGVDEEGRSRQRILAFAARRYASAIERNSEDYDALYNWALVLQESADNVGPDSSSPSKDALLEEACKKYDEATRLCPTLHDAFYNWAIAISDRAKMRGRTKEAEELWKQATRNYEKAVQLNWNSPQALNNWGLALQELSAIVPVREKQTIVRTAISKFRAAIQLQFDFHRAIYNLGTVLYGLAEDTLRAGAIVDKEVSPNELYSQSAIYIAAAHALKPNYSVYRSALRLVRSMLPLPYLKVGYLAAPPAGNPVAPHGDWKRTQFVLNHEGLQQLNKVEQKQTPQTLSGRSGDAVHIDKAAIKVDVPDIVSVSACADLTLPAGAGLCIDTIHGPVFLVADSWESLDGWFDAIRLVYTIFARGKSDVLAGIITG from the exons ATGGCTTCACCCTCCGACGAATCGGAATTGCAGAACGGAGGAGGCGAAGCAGCACCTGAATCAGTGCCAGAACCAAAAGTGGGGGTAAATACCGAGGCAGAAGCCAAGGTCGATGGAGATCCCGAGCAGACCGTGATCCAATCGAATGACGCCGACAATACACCGTCCGCCGAACAATCTGCAAAACCGGAGCTGCAAAAAGACGAAGGAAGCCAAACATTCACGATGAGAGAACTGTTGAGTGAATTGAAGGATGGTGAAGGAAACTCTGCTGCCCGAGAGGGCGAGACGCATGATGCGAGTCATCATTACAG TTCAGAAAGCACACAACAGCAACATCATATCGACCATAATGATCCTGCCATGGACTTGATCAATAGTGTCACAGGTGTTGATGAGGAGGGCAGGTCTCGCCAACGAATTCTTGCATTTGCTGCCAGAAG GTATGCTAGTGCAATAGAGAGAAATTCGGAAGACTATGATGCACTTTACAATTGGGCGTTGGTTCTCCAG GAAAGTGCAGATAATGTGGGTCCTGATTCTAGTTCACCTTCTAAAGATGCATTGCTTGAGGAGGCTTGTAAAAAATATGATGAGGCCACCCGTCTTTGCCCCACACTTCATGAT GCTTTTTATAATTGGGCTATAGCAATATCTGATCGGGCAAAAATGCGGGGTCGTACTAAGGAGGCTGAAGAATTATGGAAGCAG GCAACTAGAAACTATGAAAAAGCTGTTCAACTCAATTGGAACAGTCCCCAG GCACTAAACAATTGGGGACTTGCTCTCCAG GAACTCAGTGCTATTGTTCCTGTGCGAGAAAAGCAGACGATTGTAAGAACAGCAATTAGCAAG TTCCGAGCAGCAATACAGTTGCAATTTGATTTCCATAGAGCAATTTACAACCTTGGTACTGTTCTG TACGGATTAGCAGAGGATACATTAAGGGCTGGGGCGATAGTAGATAAAGAAGTTTCCCCTAATGAGTTGTATAGCCAATCTGCTATCTACATTGCAGCTGCTCATGCATTGAAACCAAATTACTCA GTTTATCGTAGTGCCTTAAGACTTGTGCGATCCATG CTCCCATTGCCCTATCTCAAGGTTGGATATCTCGCTGCACCACCTGCGGGGAATCCAGTTGCACCTCATGGTGACTGGAAACGTACACAGTTTGTTTTGAACCATGAAGGGCTTCAACAG CTCAACAAGGTTGAGCAAAAACAGACACCGCAAACTCTTTCTGGCAGGTCAGGAGATGCAGTTCATATTGATAAAGCAGCCATCAAAGTCGATGTTCCAGATATTGTTTCTGTATCAGCATGTGCTGATCTGACTTTACCAGCAGGTGCAGGCCTCTGCATTGATACAATTCATGGACCAGTTTTCTTG GTTGCTGATTCATGGGAATCCTTGGATGGATGGTTTGATGCAATTCGTTTAGTTTACACAATTTTTGCTCGAGGTAAAAGCGATGTGTTGGCAGGTATTATAACTGGCTGA